A genomic segment from Gopherus evgoodei ecotype Sinaloan lineage chromosome 6, rGopEvg1_v1.p, whole genome shotgun sequence encodes:
- the LOC115653460 gene encoding transcription factor jun-D-like, which produces MSGGRSGRAAVKMEAPFYPEEGLELLPDFVPLPGFGSGPGAGAEAAGHKLLLGAGKKREMAAGAAASPSALPGSYTLRPPGGTRSGAALRLIPAAAPPGSAAGGGAGGRGGPEAALLAAGSPAELPLLKLPPAADLEQLLIQGSPGLGPASPCPAAAPPPAAGPFLYRQQVTQEQEGFADGFVKALADLHKQNQLLGAPLSPGPCRPAAADPPAVYTNLGSFHPAGPLSPAGSSAYSAASPGLPFPAPAPPGLGSGRLPAPGAARALEEPQTVPEAPPPGEAGSSAPTPPSLSPLDAESQERLKAERKRLRNRIAASKCRRRKLERIARLEEKVKALKGQNAELAATASLLRAQVSQLQGRVRSHLSSGCHISAAGAPAPPPPPPEGAAEPAAPETSAC; this is translated from the coding sequence ATGAGCGGCGGCCGCAGCGGCCGGGCGGCGGTGAAGATGGAGGCCCCGTTCTACCCcgaggaggggctggagctgctgcccGACTTCGTGCCGCTCCCCGGCTTCGGCAGCGGTCCCGGGGCTGGGGCGGAGGCGGCGGGGCACAAACTGCTGCTCGGGGCCGGTAAGAAGCGGGAGATGGCGGCGGGGGCGGCCGCCTCCCCCTCGGCGCTGCCGGGGTCCTACACACTGCGGCCGCCCGGCGGCACCCGGAGCGGCGCAGCGCTCAGGCTCATCCCCGCCGCGGCGCCCCCGGGCTCGGCAGCGGGGGGAGGAGCCGGCGGCAGGGGCGGCCCGGAGGCGGCTCTGTTGGCGGCCGGGTCCCCTGCGGAGCTGCCGCTGCTGAAGCTGCCGCCCGCGGCggacctggagcagctgctgatCCAAGGCAGCCCCGGCCTGGGCCccgccagcccctgccccgccgCCGCCCCGCCCCCCGCGGCCGGGCCCTTCCTCTACCGCCAGCAGGTGACGCAGGAGCAGGAGGGATTCGCCGACGGCTTCGTCAAGGCCCTGGCCGACCTGCACAAGCAGAACCAGCTGCTGGGGGCGCCGCTGTCCCCGGGGCCCTGCCGGCCCGCCGCCGCCGACCCGCCCGCCGTCTACACCAACCTCGGCAGCTTCCACCCGGCCGGGCCGCTCAGCCCCGCGGGCAGCAGCGCCTACTCCGCCGCCTCGCCGGGCCTGCCcttccccgcccccgccccgccgGGGCTGGGCAGCGGCCGCCTCCCCGCTCCCGGCGCCGCCAGGGCCCTGGAGGAGCCGCAGACTGTGCCCGAGGCGCCTCCGCCGGGCGAGGCGGGCAGCAGCGCCCCGACGCCGCCCTCGCTGTCGCCGCTGGACGCGGAGAGCCAGGAGCGGCTGAAGGCCGAGCGGAAGCGGCTGCGGAACCGCATCGCGGCCTCCAAGTGCCGGCGGCGGAAACTGGAGCGGATCGCGcggctggaggagaaggtgaagGCACTGAAGGGGCAGAACGCCGAGCTGGCCGCCACCGCCAGCCTCCTGCGGGCCCAGGTCAGCCAGCTGCAGGGCCGCGTCCGCAGCCACCTCTCCAGCGGCTGCCACATCAGCGCCGCGGGCGCGCCcgccccgccgccgccgccgccagaGGGCGCCGCCGAGCCCGCCGCGCCGGAGACCAGCGCCTGCTGA